One window from the genome of Pyxicephalus adspersus chromosome 6, UCB_Pads_2.0, whole genome shotgun sequence encodes:
- the TRAPPC13 gene encoding trafficking protein particle complex subunit 13 isoform X1, whose amino-acid sequence MDVNQPKQEHLLALKVMRLTKPTLFTNIPVTCEERDLPGDLFNNLMKDDPSTVKGAEILMLGEMLTLPQNFGNIFLGETFSSYISVHNDSNQTVKDIQVKADLQTSSQRLNLSASSAAVAELRPDSCIDDVIHHEVKEIGTHILVCAVSYTTQTGEKMYFRKFFKFQVLKPLDVKTKFYNAESDLSSVTDEVFLEAQIQNITTSPMFMEKVSLEPSIMYNVTELNSVVCNNEGFSTFGTKTYLQPLDTRQYLYCLKPKPEFAEKAGVIKGVTVIGKLDIVWKTNLGERGRLQTSQLQRMAPGYGDVRLSLETIPDTVCLEEPFDITCKITNCSSERTMDLVLEMCNTNSIHWCGVSGRQLGKLHPSSSLFLSLTLLSSVQGLQSVSGLRLTDTFLKRTYEYDDIAQVCVVSSKVAA is encoded by the exons TGATGCGCCTCACAAAACCAACTTTATTTACCAATATCCCTGTAACATGCGAAGAACGAGACCTTCCag GTGACTTGTTTAATAACCTCATGAAAGATGACCCTTCTACAGTAAAAGGAGCAGAAATATTAATGCTGGGAGAAATGTTAACATTACCACAGAATTTTGG aaatatcTTCCTGGGAGAAACATTTTCTAGCTACATCAGTGTTCACAATGACAGCAATCAAACAGTTAAAGACATACAGGTCAAG GCAGACCTACAGACAAGCTCCCAACGGCTCAACCTGTCTGCATCCAGCGCTGCAGTAGCTGAACTGAGGCCTGACAGCTGTATAGATGACGTCATTCATCATGAAGTTAAAGAGATCGGCACACACAT ATTGGTGTGTGCTGTAAGTTACACCACTCAGACAGGTGAGAAGATGTACTTCAGAAAGTTCTTCAAGTTCCAG GTCCTCAAACCTCTTGATGTGAAGACCAAGTTTTATAATGCAGAG AGTGACCTCAGTTCTGTG ACAGATGAAGTGTTTCTGGAAGCCCAGATTCAGAATATCACCACTTCACCCATGTTTATGGAGAAGGTGTCACTAGAACCATCCATAATGTACAATGTGACCGAGCTGAACAGTGTGGTTTGCAATAATGAAGG GTTTTCTACATTTGGAACAAAGACTTACTTACAGCCACTCGACACACGGCAATATCTGTACTGCTTGAAGCCGAAGCCAGAATTTGCAGAAAAAGCCGGCGTCATCAAAGGGGTCACAGTGATCGGCAAACTGGATATTGTATGGAAAACCAACCTGGGAGAAAGGGGCAGATTACAGACCAGCCAGCTTCAGAGAATG gCTCCAGGATATGGGGATGTGAGGCTTTCTTTAGAGACTATCCCAGATACAGTCTGTTTGGAGGAACCGTTTGATATCACATGCAAAATCACTAATTGCAG CAGTGAAAGGACCATGGATTTGGTTCTAGAGATGTGTAACACCAACTCCATTCACTGGTGCGGAGTATCTGGAAGACAGCTTGGCAAATTGCATCCCAGCTCCTCGCTCTTCCTGTCTCTTACACTTCTGTCATCTGTACAGGGTTTGCAG AGTGTTTCTGGGTTAAGGCTGACTGacacatttttaaagagaacTTATGAATACGATGATATTGCTCAGGTCTGCGTTGTGTCCTCCAAAGTTGCAGCATAA
- the TRAPPC13 gene encoding trafficking protein particle complex subunit 13 isoform X2 — MDVNQPKQEHLLALKVMRLTKPTLFTNIPVTCEERDLPGDLFNNLMKDDPSTVKGAEILMLGEMLTLPQNFGNIFLGETFSSYISVHNDSNQTVKDIQVKADLQTSSQRLNLSASSAAVAELRPDSCIDDVIHHEVKEIGTHILVCAVSYTTQTGEKMYFRKFFKFQVLKPLDVKTKFYNAETDEVFLEAQIQNITTSPMFMEKVSLEPSIMYNVTELNSVVCNNEGFSTFGTKTYLQPLDTRQYLYCLKPKPEFAEKAGVIKGVTVIGKLDIVWKTNLGERGRLQTSQLQRMAPGYGDVRLSLETIPDTVCLEEPFDITCKITNCSSERTMDLVLEMCNTNSIHWCGVSGRQLGKLHPSSSLFLSLTLLSSVQGLQSVSGLRLTDTFLKRTYEYDDIAQVCVVSSKVAA; from the exons TGATGCGCCTCACAAAACCAACTTTATTTACCAATATCCCTGTAACATGCGAAGAACGAGACCTTCCag GTGACTTGTTTAATAACCTCATGAAAGATGACCCTTCTACAGTAAAAGGAGCAGAAATATTAATGCTGGGAGAAATGTTAACATTACCACAGAATTTTGG aaatatcTTCCTGGGAGAAACATTTTCTAGCTACATCAGTGTTCACAATGACAGCAATCAAACAGTTAAAGACATACAGGTCAAG GCAGACCTACAGACAAGCTCCCAACGGCTCAACCTGTCTGCATCCAGCGCTGCAGTAGCTGAACTGAGGCCTGACAGCTGTATAGATGACGTCATTCATCATGAAGTTAAAGAGATCGGCACACACAT ATTGGTGTGTGCTGTAAGTTACACCACTCAGACAGGTGAGAAGATGTACTTCAGAAAGTTCTTCAAGTTCCAG GTCCTCAAACCTCTTGATGTGAAGACCAAGTTTTATAATGCAGAG ACAGATGAAGTGTTTCTGGAAGCCCAGATTCAGAATATCACCACTTCACCCATGTTTATGGAGAAGGTGTCACTAGAACCATCCATAATGTACAATGTGACCGAGCTGAACAGTGTGGTTTGCAATAATGAAGG GTTTTCTACATTTGGAACAAAGACTTACTTACAGCCACTCGACACACGGCAATATCTGTACTGCTTGAAGCCGAAGCCAGAATTTGCAGAAAAAGCCGGCGTCATCAAAGGGGTCACAGTGATCGGCAAACTGGATATTGTATGGAAAACCAACCTGGGAGAAAGGGGCAGATTACAGACCAGCCAGCTTCAGAGAATG gCTCCAGGATATGGGGATGTGAGGCTTTCTTTAGAGACTATCCCAGATACAGTCTGTTTGGAGGAACCGTTTGATATCACATGCAAAATCACTAATTGCAG CAGTGAAAGGACCATGGATTTGGTTCTAGAGATGTGTAACACCAACTCCATTCACTGGTGCGGAGTATCTGGAAGACAGCTTGGCAAATTGCATCCCAGCTCCTCGCTCTTCCTGTCTCTTACACTTCTGTCATCTGTACAGGGTTTGCAG AGTGTTTCTGGGTTAAGGCTGACTGacacatttttaaagagaacTTATGAATACGATGATATTGCTCAGGTCTGCGTTGTGTCCTCCAAAGTTGCAGCATAA